Genomic window (Nicotiana sylvestris chromosome 7, ASM39365v2, whole genome shotgun sequence):
TTGGTAttccccacagcatgtccccttcGCAACTTTATCTGTTATTTCTTATTACAATTGTCCTATTCGTATTTGATTTACCTGCACATGTTTGTATGGTtttcgtgtcctagcctcgtcactacttcaccaaggttagtctcgacacttaccagtacatggggtcggttgttctgatactgcactctgcactttttgtgtaGATTTTGGTACTGAACCTCGTGAGTAGATcgtgggttgctgccttcagtccataggagacccgaggtagataTACCAGTGTTCGCAGACTCCGGAGTCCCCTTCCTTATGTTTTAGATATactgtctcttttcatttcgagaacagttgtatttcttttaaaccaatATTTGTTGAAATCTTTAGATGTTCGTGACATTATGACACCAGATCGTTGGGTAACCTTGTTTTAGAACTTAAGTTGTTATGGAACTTTCGCATTTTATACCAGCTTAGCTTTATTTTCAAGTTATTACTTCTGTTTGGGTTGATAATTAATGTGTTCGAACGTATCaactggcttgcctagctttcacgagtaggtgccatcacgatcccgaaggtggggaatccgggtcgtgacaaattggtatcagagcactaggttgcctaggtctcacaattcatgaacaagctaggtaaagtctgagggatcggtacggagatgtctgtgctAATCCCACAGAGGCTACAAAGTctagaaaaaacttcacatttattctttctggTCGtacgacttgatttctcaatgctaattgaacttccactctgtCCTTTCGCAGATGGTAAGAATATGTACTGCTTCATcaactgaccagcagcccgagcccccagtggcagctctTACAAGGGGCAAAGACCGAGGCTGTAatagaggtcgaggcagaggcAGGGCTCAACCCAGAGCTCAAGTAGCAGCACTAGcagtggagcctcaggtagattTTGAGGAAGAGGTTCGGGCCCAGACAGTTCCAGCACGGCCAGCTCAGATCcaaaggggttcattgccaccccgatactccaagatgctctggtccgtctagtgggccttatggagagtgtcactcaggtAGGCATATTCCATGTAGCACCAACTGTCTCCCAAGCTGGAGGAGGATCCTAGACTCCTGTTACTTGTACTCCGGAGCAaatggctccccagttttagacccccagcagctcagccagttggggtagttcagccgggtgttgtGGCACAGACCGGTGATGGGTCAGTTGTGTCTGCTGATGCCttatggaggctggataggttcaccaagatttttactaccacctatggtggtacatcttcaaaGGATCCCCATGActatttggacagctgtcatgaggttctacgaaacatggggatagtggaaaccaatggggtcgacttttcTGCTTTTCATCTATCAggttctgccaagacttggtggagggattattgtttggctagaccagttgggtcaccggctttgacttgggatcaattctcttagccatttctggagaagtttcttcctatcacccAGAGGGaagactatcggaggcagtttgagcgtctccaacagggttctatgaccgtcactcagtacaagaccagattcattgacttaGCCCaccatgctcttcttatacttcccaccgagagagagatagataaaggaggttcattgagggactcgctcagcctattcgattgcagatggataaggagacaaggagcgagatttctttccaggatgcggccaatgtggccaggagggtTTAGATGGTTCTAGCTCAAAGGAGcggtcaggggtctaacaagaggcctcgtcattctggcaggttcagtggtgcctcatctagaggcatggattcttttggtagaggccatcctcccaggtcgTTTCATTCAACACTTgacttctcacggtgctccaagtagtcgtggttctcatatgcagtattctgatcaactaCCCTATAGTGCACCGTTAGCTCCTATCAGTGTACCTCTGTTCCATaattttcagggtggttactcaggctgTCAGGTTAGTTTAAGGGTCATCAGTCCTAGTAGACAGGgacttgttacacttgtggtgatccgaggcatattgctagattgtgccctcgagcatcgagcagttctcaacATCACGGTTCTCGTACCATGGTTTAGGCACTGGATGTTACACCGCCCACTCGTCTAGCTAGAGGTAAGGTTCaggtagctagaggtggaggtcaaggtgctagaggtggaggttaggccaTTAGAtgtggaggtcaggccattaaagatagaggccagccagtaggaggcaGTCCTAGGGATGTAGATTAGAGTGGTGGGGcacaaccccgatgttatgcattcctagccaggcctgaggctgaggcatcTGATACCGTTATCACAGGTACAGTttcagtttgtagtagagatgcttcagttctatttgatctagggtctacatactcctatgtgtcatcttaatTTTCTtcgtatttggttgtgcctcataattctttgagtgctcctatatatgtgtccacaccagtgggtgattttattgttgtagatcgtgtctattgcttgtgtgtggttattattgggggtcttgagacctgtgtagatctcttacttctgcatatggtcgattttgatgtcatattggggatggattggttgtcaccttatcatgatatattggactgtcacgccaagaccgtgaccttagccttgaaGATTTTGCCtcaattggagtggagagggactcctagtcattctgtCAGTAGGGTtgtttcttatatgaaggcttggcgtatgtttgagaaggggtgtttgtcttatttggcatatgttctgattctagtgctgaggttccttttaTGGATTTTGTGCCAGTTGTTCTGGAGTTTCCAGAAGTATTTCCTGcaaacctgccgggtatgccacctgacaaggatattgacttttgcattgatttatcTCCggacacttagcccatttctattttgccatatcgtatggccccgccagagttgaaagaattgaaggagcagctgcaagacttgcttgataaggttTTTATCAGGCCTAGTGTCTCACCCTGGGGTGTGcgggtgttgtttgttaagaagaagaatgggtcaatgaggatgtgtataggttatcggcagttgaacaaggtcacaatcaagaacaagtatccattgctgaggattgatgatttgtttgaccagcttcagggtgccaaagtgttttcgaagattgatttgagatcagACTACCATCAATTTAGGATTAGGgaatctgatgtccctaagatggAGTTTCGCTCTCGTATGGGCATTataagttcttagtgatgtcatttgggttgacgaGTGCCCccacagcttttatggatttgatgaaccgagtgttcaagctttatctggattcctttatcttcattgatgatattttgatctactcttgtagccgagaggagcatgagtagTATCTTCGAGTTGtccttcagactttgagagaaagtcagttgtatgctatgttttcaaaatgtgagttttggttgagttcagtttccttcttgggtcacgttgtattagtagagggtattcaggtgtattcgaagaagatagaagtAGTCAAGGACTGCCCTAGAgccacatcagctatagagattcggagtttcttgagtttgacgggttattaccgtcggtttatggaggggttttcatctatagcagcctcgatgaccaggttgacccagaagggtgcccagtcaagtggtcggacaagtgtgagatgagctttccgaagctcaagacaactttgactacgacgctggtgttggttttgcccacaggttgagggtcatatacagtatattgtgacgcatctcatattggacttggtgcggtgttgatgcagaatgacaaggttattgcatatgcttcgcgacagttgaagattcacgagaagaattatctagttcatgatttggagctagcatcTATTGTTCacgcgctaaagatttggaggcattatttatatggtgtgtcatgtgaagtgttcacggatcacaagagtctatagtatttgttcaagcagaaggagctaaatttgagacagagaaggtggttggagctattgaaagactatgatatcaccatcttgtatcatccggggaaggccaatgtagtggccgatgctttgagtaggaagtcagctagtatgggcatccttgcgtatattccggtcagtgagagactgcttactttggatgttcaggttttagccaatcagtttgtaaggttggatgtttctgagcccagtcgtgttttagcttgcaccgtcgctcgttcttctttattggagcctATCTGAGAtaggcagtatgatgatcctcatttgtgtgtccttagagatacAGTGCGGCACAGTagttccaagcaggttacagttggagatgatggagttttgaggatgcagggtcgagtttgtgcgCCTAAggtggatggacttcgagagttgattctagaggaggcccatatttccggtattctattcatcaaggcaccgctaagatgtatcaggacttgcagcaacattattggtggaggaggatgaagaaggatattgttgcatatgtatctcggtgtttgaattatcagtaggtaaagtacgagcataaGAGACATGGTGGTTTGCTTCAAAAAATTGAGAtttctgagtggaagtgggagcgtatcactatagacttcgttattgggtatgggttattgttgatcggctgaccaagtcaatgcatttcattcctgtggaagTCTCCTATCCTTCatagaggttagttgagatctatatttgggagattgttcgtcttcatggtgtgtctGTGTCTActatttctgatcgaggtacgcaatttactTCACATTTCTAGAGGttagttcagcatgagttgggtacacaggtcgagttgagcaaagcatttcatcctcagacggacggacagtccgagcgtactattcagattttggaggatatgctctgagcatgtGTTATTAACTTTGGAAGTTCATAGTATTAGTTCTTGTCATTAgcggagttttcttacaacaacaactatcagtcgagcatccagatggctccctatgatgcattatatggtagacaatGTCGATCaccagttgggtggtttgagtcgggggaggctcggttgttgggtacggatttggtacaggatgccttgaacaaggttaagatcattcaggataggcttcgtacaccTCAGTCCAAGAAAAAGAGTTATGACGACTGTAAGGTTTTGTgatatggcattcatggtcggagagcgagtgttgctttggGTCTCGCCTAATAAGggagtgatgagatttggaaagaagggcaagctaagccctaagTTCATCGGgctttttgagattcttgatcgagtggtaGAGGTGGATTACAAACTTGCGTTGACATCGAGTTTATCAGcagtgcatccagtgttttatgtATCCATGCTTCtgaagtatcacgatgatccatcccacatgttagacttcagcactgtccagttggacaaggacttgacctataaggaggagccgatagctattctagactggcaggttcgttagttgagatcaaagaatttCTCTTTAGTTcatgtgtagtggagaggtcagcctattgaggtagcgacctgggagtccgagttcgatatgtggagccgatatccccatcttttcaccgactcaggtacttttctatgttcgttcgaggacgaacgattgtttta
Coding sequences:
- the LOC138872972 gene encoding uncharacterized protein; translated protein: MTTVRFCDMAFMVGERVLLWVSPNKGVMRFGKKGKLSPKFIGLFEILDRVVEVDYKLALTSSLSAVHPVFYVSMLLKYHDDPSHMLDFSTVQLDKDLTYKEEPIAILDWQVR